A genomic segment from Vidua chalybeata isolate OUT-0048 chromosome 37 unlocalized genomic scaffold, bVidCha1 merged haplotype SUPER_37_unloc_4, whole genome shotgun sequence encodes:
- the MYL11 gene encoding myosin regulatory light chain 11, producing MAPKKAKRRAAEGSSNVFSMFDQTQIQEFKEAFTVIDQNRDGIIDKDDLRETFAAMGRLNVKNEELDAMIKEASGPINFTVFLTMFGEKLKGADPEDVIMGAFKVLDPDGKGSIKKSFLEELLTTQCDRFTPEEIKNMWAAFPPDVAGNVDYKNICYVITHGEDKEGE from the exons gcCCCCAAGAAGGCGAAGCGCCGCGCGGCCGAGGGCAGCTCCAACGTCTTCTCCATGTTCGACCAGACCCAGATCCAGGAGTTCAaggag GCCTTCACGGTGATCGACCAGAACCGCGACGGAATCATCGACAAGGATGACCTCAGGGAGACCTTCGCCGCCATGG GCCGGCTGAACGTGAAGAACGAGGAGCTGGACGCGATGATCAAAGAGGCCTCGGGGCCGATCAACTTCACCGTGTTCCTCACCATGTTCGGGGAGAAGCTCAAGG GGGCGGACCCCGAGGACGTCATCATGGGCGCGTTCAAGGTGCTGGACCCGGACGGGAAAGGCTCCATCAAGAAGAGCTT cctggaggagctgctgacgACGCAGTGCGACCGCTTCACCCCCGAGGAG ATCAAGAACATGTGGGCCGCCTTCCCGCCGGACGTGGCCGGCAACGTGGACTACAAGAACATTTGTTACGTCATCACCCACGGCGAGGACAAGGAGGGGGAGTAG